In the genome of Enterococcus hirae ATCC 9790, one region contains:
- a CDS encoding amino acid ABC transporter permease codes for MDFSGAFSWMNIRFLLEGLKVTVEVSLFSIIFSFLIGGICGVVRFANIPYLSKILGILIDIIRNLPLLLIIFFTYFALPQIGIQMNIFWSAVAALTIFESAMLSEIFRAGLNAVPKGQMEAGLSTGLSYVETMRIVVLPQAFKSMIPAIVSQLISLIKDTSLAVIISLPELTHQARIVYGQNTNYVLPMFVAMTLMYFAVCYALSLLSSYLEKRKYSY; via the coding sequence ATGGATTTTAGTGGTGCTTTTTCATGGATGAATATCCGCTTCTTATTAGAAGGATTAAAAGTGACTGTGGAGGTTTCATTATTTTCAATCATCTTTAGTTTTTTGATTGGCGGGATTTGTGGTGTGGTTCGTTTTGCCAATATACCTTATCTTTCAAAAATACTAGGAATACTAATTGATATTATCAGAAATCTTCCATTGTTATTAATCATTTTCTTTACGTATTTTGCCTTACCACAAATCGGTATCCAAATGAATATTTTTTGGTCAGCCGTAGCAGCATTGACGATTTTTGAATCGGCTATGTTATCAGAAATTTTTCGAGCAGGGTTGAATGCCGTTCCTAAAGGACAAATGGAGGCTGGTCTTTCCACAGGATTGTCTTATGTAGAAACGATGAGAATCGTCGTTTTACCCCAAGCATTTAAATCAATGATCCCAGCAATCGTGAGTCAGCTGATTTCATTGATCAAGGATACATCATTAGCAGTGATCATTTCCTTACCTGAATTGACTCACCAAGCACGAATTGTTTACGGACAAAATACCAATTATGTATTGCCAATGTTTGTGGCAATGACATTGATGTATTTTGCTGTCTGCTATGCTTTATCCTTACTTTCTTCCTATTTAGAAAAAAGAAAGTACAGCTATTAG
- a CDS encoding amino acid ABC transporter permease yields the protein MAELLQTYGSTFLEGFKITIYSSVLALLFSLIIGTLMAIFQLSTNKVISGLAKAYVEFFRNIPLLIIVMFFYVVLPIYWISFDGFQAGTIGLTIYTSAFIAETVRSGIQTVPKGQTEAGLSAGLTYAQTMRFIILPQAFKIVVPPLGNQFINLVKNSSILAIVAGLDLMYQGDLIASETFNTFDTYIIVGLFYLVITLPLSYLMTYLEKKWAVRS from the coding sequence ATGGCTGAGTTGCTGCAAACATATGGATCAACCTTCTTAGAAGGGTTTAAAATCACTATCTATTCAAGTGTGTTAGCTTTATTATTTAGTTTGATTATTGGAACACTGATGGCAATTTTTCAATTGTCAACGAACAAAGTGATCAGTGGACTAGCTAAAGCGTACGTGGAATTTTTTCGAAATATCCCATTGTTGATTATTGTGATGTTCTTTTATGTCGTCCTTCCGATCTATTGGATTAGTTTTGACGGCTTTCAAGCAGGGACGATCGGTTTGACGATCTATACTTCGGCATTTATTGCAGAAACCGTTCGTTCAGGGATTCAAACAGTGCCAAAAGGGCAAACAGAAGCGGGATTATCAGCTGGTTTGACCTATGCGCAAACGATGCGGTTTATTATTTTGCCGCAGGCTTTCAAGATCGTCGTACCACCATTAGGAAACCAATTTATTAATTTAGTAAAAAATTCATCGATTTTAGCTATCGTTGCTGGGTTAGATTTAATGTATCAAGGGGACTTAATTGCCAGTGAAACTTTCAACACTTTTGATACCTATATCATCGTGGGTCTTTTTTACTTAGTAATTACATTACCTTTGTCTTACTTGATGACATATTTAGAGAAAAAATGGGCAGTTCGTTCATAG
- a CDS encoding transporter substrate-binding domain-containing protein yields the protein MRKKTMIRLLFLLGLVFLILAGCKGKSVAEENILERSKQNNTITWGVKYDTRLFGMMDIKSSTVQGFDIDIAKAITQEILGKDGKAEFVEVTSKTRIPLLKNGNIDAIIATMTITDERKKQVDFSDVYFDAGQSLLVKKGSPIKSVDDLNAETTVLAVKGSTSAVNIREHAPDAKILELENYAEAFTALQSGQGDAMTTDNAILLGMADENPDYTLAGGTFTNEPYGIAINKGQTEFLDAVNQALKELIANGTYDQIYQKWFPDTTQGKVN from the coding sequence ATGCGTAAGAAAACAATGATTCGTTTGCTTTTTCTTTTGGGTCTGGTCTTTTTGATATTAGCAGGCTGCAAAGGAAAAAGTGTCGCTGAAGAAAATATTCTGGAACGAAGTAAGCAAAACAACACCATAACGTGGGGTGTAAAATACGATACTCGCTTATTTGGGATGATGGATATCAAAAGTAGTACGGTTCAAGGATTTGATATCGATATCGCTAAAGCGATTACGCAAGAGATTCTTGGAAAGGATGGGAAAGCAGAATTTGTGGAAGTTACCTCTAAAACACGGATTCCGCTATTAAAAAATGGAAATATTGATGCGATTATTGCGACAATGACCATTACAGATGAACGAAAAAAGCAAGTTGATTTTTCTGATGTTTATTTTGATGCCGGACAATCTTTATTAGTCAAAAAAGGAAGCCCGATTAAAAGCGTAGATGACTTAAATGCTGAAACAACTGTGCTTGCAGTCAAAGGATCAACTTCTGCAGTAAATATCCGAGAACATGCTCCAGATGCAAAAATTCTTGAACTAGAAAACTATGCCGAAGCGTTTACTGCTTTACAATCAGGACAAGGAGATGCTATGACGACCGATAATGCCATTTTGTTGGGAATGGCTGACGAGAACCCTGACTATACTTTAGCAGGTGGGACGTTTACCAATGAACCTTATGGAATTGCGATCAATAAAGGACAAACAGAATTTTTGGATGCCGTAAATCAAGCGTTAAAAGAACTCATTGCTAACGGCACATATGATCAGATTTACCAAAAATGGTTCCCAGATACCACCCAAGGAAAAGTGAATTAA
- a CDS encoding amino acid ABC transporter ATP-binding protein — protein sequence MAMIKFDNVEKYYGKFHALKNINLEFEKGEVVVVIGPSGSGKSTMLRCINGLETISSGRLLINDIDLQDKKTKLTEVRKNVGMVFQHFNLYPNKTVLENITLAPIKVLKQDQASAVKNAEKFLEKVNMLDKKDSYPSMLSGGQQQRVAIARGLAMNPEMLLFDEPTSALDPEMIGDVLDVMKKLARDGMSMIVVTHEMGFAKEVADRVIFMADGQVLEDSRNVKDFFENPKEPRTQQFISKVINH from the coding sequence ATGGCAATGATTAAATTTGATAACGTGGAAAAATACTACGGCAAATTCCATGCTTTGAAAAACATAAACCTCGAGTTTGAGAAAGGGGAAGTCGTCGTTGTCATTGGTCCTTCAGGTTCAGGTAAAAGTACAATGTTACGATGTATCAATGGATTAGAAACGATTTCTTCTGGAAGATTGTTAATCAATGATATCGACCTTCAGGACAAAAAAACAAAATTGACCGAAGTCAGAAAAAATGTTGGAATGGTTTTTCAGCATTTTAATCTATATCCTAATAAAACCGTTTTAGAAAACATTACACTTGCACCGATTAAAGTATTAAAGCAAGATCAAGCAAGTGCAGTGAAAAACGCGGAAAAATTCTTAGAAAAAGTCAACATGCTCGACAAAAAAGATTCTTATCCATCTATGTTATCTGGAGGACAACAACAGCGTGTGGCAATTGCCAGAGGTTTGGCGATGAATCCGGAAATGCTGTTATTTGACGAGCCTACATCTGCTTTAGATCCGGAAATGATCGGGGATGTACTTGATGTGATGAAAAAATTAGCTCGTGATGGGATGTCAATGATCGTCGTGACCCATGAAATGGGATTTGCAAAAGAAGTAGCAGATCGGGTTATTTTCATGGCGGATGGCCAAGTATTAGAAGATAGCCGCAATGTAAAAGACTTCTTTGAGAACCCTAAAGAACCTCGGACACAACAATTTATTAGTAAAGTAATCAATCATTGA
- the trpS gene encoding tryptophan--tRNA ligase, giving the protein MKNIILTGDRPTGKLHLGHYVGSLKTRVEMQKDENNQLFVMIADMQALTDNAKNPEKVSSNVLEVALDYLAVGLDPTKSTLFIQSQIPELAELTMYYLNLVSVGRVRRNPTVKTEIEQKKFGEGVPTGFFIYPVSQAADITAFKANLVPVGEDQKPMLEQTQEIVQSFNHTYGDVLVEPKGVFPPKGMGRLPGIDGNGKMSKSLGNGIYISDPADVVKKKVMSMYTDPNHIHVEDPGQVEGNMVFTYLDVFGKDKNAIEEMKAHYRRGGLGDVKIKRYLIDVLEEEFAPIRARREELAKDPAAVMAILRDGSEAAAKVAAQTLAEVKTAMGINYFN; this is encoded by the coding sequence TTGAAAAATATTATTCTAACAGGTGATCGCCCGACTGGCAAGTTACATTTAGGGCATTATGTAGGATCACTCAAAACACGGGTAGAAATGCAAAAAGATGAAAACAATCAACTTTTTGTAATGATTGCAGATATGCAAGCCCTAACCGATAACGCTAAAAACCCTGAGAAGGTTTCTTCAAATGTACTTGAAGTTGCTTTAGACTATTTAGCTGTTGGATTAGATCCTACGAAATCAACGCTTTTTATCCAATCGCAAATACCAGAATTAGCTGAATTGACTATGTACTATTTAAACCTAGTCAGCGTCGGGCGTGTCCGTCGTAATCCTACAGTTAAAACAGAAATCGAACAGAAAAAATTTGGTGAAGGTGTCCCAACTGGATTCTTTATTTATCCTGTATCGCAAGCTGCTGATATCACAGCTTTCAAAGCGAATTTAGTTCCTGTTGGTGAAGATCAAAAACCAATGCTTGAACAAACACAAGAAATAGTTCAAAGTTTCAACCACACGTATGGCGACGTCTTAGTGGAACCAAAAGGCGTTTTCCCACCAAAAGGAATGGGCCGTTTGCCTGGCATCGATGGGAATGGAAAAATGAGCAAGTCATTGGGTAATGGCATCTATATTTCTGATCCTGCTGATGTGGTCAAGAAAAAAGTAATGAGTATGTACACAGACCCAAATCACATCCACGTGGAAGATCCAGGTCAAGTCGAAGGCAATATGGTGTTCACTTATCTTGATGTGTTTGGAAAAGACAAAAATGCGATTGAAGAAATGAAAGCTCATTATCGTCGTGGTGGTCTAGGTGATGTGAAAATCAAACGCTATTTGATTGATGTTTTGGAAGAAGAGTTTGCTCCAATTCGTGCTAGAAGAGAAGAATTAGCGAAAGATCCAGCTGCTGTGATGGCGATCCTAAGAGACGGTAGTGAAGCAGCTGCGAAAGTCGCTGCTCAAACTCTAGCAGAAGTCAAAACTGCAATGGGAATCAATTATTTTAACTGA
- the pheT gene encoding phenylalanine--tRNA ligase subunit beta, whose translation MLVSYKWLNKYLDLSAVTPKELADKMSVTGIEVEGITVPEEGLKKIVVGEVKECVPHPDSDHLSICQVDIGEEELSQIVCGAPNVKAGIKVIVALPNSRIAGNVKIKKGKMRGQVSNGMICALQEIGYPDSVVPKEYAEGIYYLPQEAVNGEPVFSYLDMDDSIIELSITPNRADALSMRGVAYEVGAIYRQTPHFAEEELVEAARPAKDKIKVTVEDPEAVPAYQIRIIEGVKIQSSPQWLQNILMNEGIRPINNVVDITNYILLLFGQPLHAFDYDRLGSQEIVVRQAKATEKIVTLDGETRELTPENLVITNGEQPVALAGVMGGLDSEITETTTTVALEAALFDPISIRRTAKQFNLRSESSARFEKGINQATVAEACDVAAAMIVSLAGGEVLQGAVAGSTYQVEDVTVTITLSRINHYLGTDLTVKEVNEIFEALGFGYQSEGETFTVTVPPRRWDIKIEADIIEEVARIYGYDRLPSTLPSGETVAGSLTQEQSTTRKIRTLLEDSGLHEAISYALTTEEKSRQFTIKDSLVTRLDWPMSEDRSVLRMNLISGLLDNVNYNVARKNSDVAFYEVGRVFYQENDPLTHLPQEVKHVALALTGTWQDKSWQTQAEVVDFYTIKGLLENLFEQLGIATDISYQATDSLKDMHPGRTAEIYLGETVIGFVGQVHPNTAKEYDVPETYVAEFDLSSVIEAAQKGMTFHAVTKFPSVSRDIAMLVAETVTNQEIVTVIQSAAGKFLTDIQLFDVYQGKNIEEGHKSMAYSLTFENPEATMTDEEINRSMTKIEKALSETVGANIR comes from the coding sequence ATGTTAGTTTCTTATAAATGGTTAAATAAATATCTTGATTTGTCAGCAGTTACGCCAAAAGAACTAGCTGATAAAATGTCAGTGACTGGGATCGAAGTGGAAGGAATCACGGTTCCTGAAGAAGGCTTAAAAAAAATCGTAGTCGGCGAAGTCAAGGAATGTGTGCCACATCCTGATTCCGATCATTTATCGATTTGCCAAGTGGATATCGGTGAAGAAGAACTTTCACAGATCGTTTGTGGCGCGCCTAACGTGAAGGCAGGGATCAAAGTCATCGTTGCTTTACCTAATTCACGGATCGCAGGGAATGTAAAAATCAAAAAAGGGAAAATGCGTGGTCAAGTTTCTAATGGGATGATTTGTGCCTTACAAGAAATTGGCTATCCAGATAGTGTCGTTCCCAAAGAATATGCTGAAGGAATCTACTATCTTCCACAAGAGGCAGTCAATGGAGAGCCCGTCTTTTCTTATTTAGACATGGACGATTCAATTATCGAGTTATCGATTACACCGAATCGCGCAGATGCTTTATCTATGCGAGGAGTAGCATATGAAGTGGGGGCGATTTATCGTCAAACACCTCATTTTGCAGAGGAAGAATTAGTAGAAGCAGCACGTCCGGCAAAAGACAAAATCAAGGTGACAGTCGAAGATCCAGAAGCTGTGCCTGCTTATCAAATTCGAATCATTGAAGGCGTAAAAATCCAATCTAGTCCACAATGGTTACAAAATATCTTGATGAATGAAGGGATTCGACCAATCAACAACGTAGTAGATATCACAAACTACATCTTACTGTTGTTTGGACAACCATTACATGCGTTTGATTATGATCGGCTAGGATCACAAGAAATCGTCGTCCGTCAGGCAAAAGCAACAGAAAAAATCGTTACGTTAGATGGCGAAACACGTGAGTTAACACCCGAAAATCTCGTGATCACTAATGGAGAACAACCAGTCGCTTTAGCAGGTGTGATGGGCGGCTTGGATTCTGAAATCACTGAGACAACGACTACGGTTGCTCTAGAAGCAGCTTTGTTTGATCCAATTTCGATCCGTCGAACAGCGAAACAATTCAATTTAAGAAGTGAATCTTCTGCTCGTTTTGAAAAAGGAATCAATCAAGCAACAGTTGCTGAAGCATGTGACGTTGCTGCTGCAATGATCGTTTCGTTAGCAGGCGGTGAGGTTCTTCAAGGTGCGGTTGCTGGTTCGACTTATCAAGTAGAAGACGTAACAGTAACGATCACTCTCTCACGAATCAATCATTATCTAGGAACTGACTTAACAGTTAAGGAAGTAAATGAGATTTTTGAAGCACTTGGCTTTGGCTATCAAAGTGAAGGGGAAACGTTCACCGTTACTGTTCCTCCTCGTCGCTGGGATATCAAGATTGAAGCGGATATTATTGAAGAAGTTGCTCGTATCTATGGCTATGATCGCTTGCCTTCCACATTACCAAGTGGAGAGACTGTTGCAGGAAGTTTGACCCAAGAGCAATCAACAACACGCAAGATCCGTACATTACTTGAAGACAGTGGTTTACATGAAGCCATCAGCTATGCTTTGACAACGGAAGAAAAATCTCGTCAATTTACAATCAAAGATTCCTTAGTTACACGTCTTGATTGGCCAATGAGCGAAGACCGTTCTGTCTTACGAATGAACTTGATCAGTGGGTTACTGGATAATGTGAACTATAACGTAGCTAGAAAAAATAGTGATGTCGCTTTTTATGAAGTCGGAAGAGTCTTCTATCAAGAAAACGATCCATTGACTCATTTGCCGCAGGAAGTGAAACATGTTGCTCTTGCATTGACAGGTACTTGGCAGGATAAAAGTTGGCAAACTCAAGCAGAAGTAGTTGACTTCTATACGATCAAAGGTCTTTTAGAAAACTTGTTTGAACAATTAGGAATAGCAACAGACATTTCTTATCAAGCGACTGATAGTTTGAAAGACATGCATCCAGGAAGAACAGCGGAAATCTATTTAGGTGAAACAGTGATTGGATTTGTTGGACAGGTTCATCCGAATACAGCTAAAGAATACGATGTTCCAGAAACCTATGTTGCAGAATTTGACTTGAGCTCAGTGATCGAAGCTGCTCAAAAAGGGATGACTTTCCATGCGGTGACAAAATTCCCTTCCGTTTCTCGTGACATTGCGATGTTAGTTGCAGAAACAGTAACCAATCAAGAAATCGTAACGGTTATCCAGTCTGCTGCAGGTAAGTTCTTAACAGACATCCAATTGTTTGATGTGTATCAAGGAAAAAATATCGAGGAAGGACATAAGTCAATGGCTTACAGTCTGACATTCGAGAATCCTGAAGCAACAATGACAGATGAAGAAATTAACCGATCAATGACTAAGATCGAAAAAGCACTAAGTGAAACAGTTGGTGCAAATATTCGTTAA
- a CDS encoding winged helix-turn-helix transcriptional regulator yields the protein MELTQTEFTLCPKFEKTFSILGKKWNGLIIDVLLENGPQRFVDLAAKIPMVSDRVLVERLKELEKEKIIARNFSCKESSRSEYMLTEKGADLQKAIVQLQVWSEKWVTEEECS from the coding sequence ATGGAGCTAACACAGACAGAGTTCACTTTATGTCCTAAATTTGAAAAGACCTTTTCGATTTTAGGTAAAAAATGGAATGGGCTGATTATTGATGTATTGCTTGAAAATGGTCCGCAACGCTTTGTTGATCTCGCAGCTAAAATACCTATGGTGAGTGATCGGGTTTTAGTTGAACGATTAAAAGAACTTGAAAAAGAAAAAATCATCGCCAGAAACTTCTCATGTAAAGAGTCCAGCCGTTCAGAATATATGTTAACTGAAAAAGGAGCGGATCTTCAAAAGGCCATCGTTCAGTTACAGGTTTGGAGTGAAAAATGGGTGACAGAAGAAGAATGCAGTTGA
- the addA gene encoding helicase-exonuclease AddAB subunit AddA: MTKIPLRPENERFTDEQWQAIFDQGDNLLVSASAGSGKTTVLVRRVIEKLKMGFNIDELLIVTFTEAAAKEMKERIQEALQEAVNSESDPARQQHFTKQLILLPSANISTLHAFCLTVIRRFYYLIDIDPVFRMLTDETETILMKEDVWDELHEACYSEDREEFFQLTMNFSNDRSDDGLTNLVFSLYEFARANPDPKRWLDQLVDNYRLDDGLAHSPLYQEQLRPLLLTDMAQSVQLYEEMVGLAQEEGLEKMLEQVAGEKEQVQRIYDHLLQDQLPEAYTGLETLTFTTFKSSRKAELKERSAEVKNLRDQAKKIIQKIGKTYFPISPEQLTERTKKAAVLVEELTNVTKRFMDGFSQRKREKGVVDFNDLEHLALRILTTQTEESWLPSEASKLYRKQFKEVMVDEYQDINQLQEAILYWLRQPDPTNGNLFMVGDVKQSIYSFRLADPSLFIEKYEAFSTAEGGRRIILAENFRSRKEVLSFTNLVFQQLMDPVVGQIAYDDAAQLRLGFPDFPEVDRFEPELLIYEKEEEPNSDLPIDENLEDKTEGELFMTGLKIRELIDEKFLIYDKKMKQNRPVEYKDIVLLTPTKKNNLTILEIFKTLDIPLEMNDAQNYFQSTELRTMISLLQLIDNPYQDIPLAAVLRSPIVGLIEPELAQIRLADRTHTYYDAVLAYQTANQNELADKLRHFNDQLELWRELARRSSITDLLWEIYLQTGYLEYVAGLPAGAQRQANLYALADRAKAYEQSSFRGLYQFVRFIEKMQEKDKDLAEPVISSSDNAVRVMTIHASKGLEFPIVFLLDMTKQFNLQDLKKRYAFEEKLGAGIRYMDPDTRVLYDTLPYQAIKSAKQNKLLSEEMRKLYVGLTRAEQKLFIIGSYKNKEDTLKNWSEASEQTKLVLEPTTRLKGNSSLMSWIGLSLMRHPLMQNYFAEATILSELKNSDSQFAITWMNQQSLLEKRQRLIAQENDAAENNDVDQTPLSPALKARLDYRYPFKESTQTTSYQSVSEIKRLFEDPDDTLDAKLVWESNETRGLNRQFRYTQDTLAEPRFLQKTQQVSAAAIGTATHYLLQLLPLETPTTESIQALLDELVKKRLVDQKVAKKIDFSAILWFFETELGKELIKQKAHVKREQPFSMLLPAERVFEQYPNEEDELLIHGIVDGYIELPTTIQLYDFKTDFILDRDDETAIDAVIQKYRGQLNLYQQALTESLEKPVTDVFLVLLSAKKIININK; the protein is encoded by the coding sequence ATGACCAAAATTCCTTTGAGACCAGAAAACGAACGATTCACTGACGAACAATGGCAAGCCATTTTTGATCAGGGAGATAACTTGCTGGTATCAGCTTCCGCTGGTTCTGGAAAAACCACAGTGCTTGTCCGTCGAGTAATCGAAAAACTAAAAATGGGGTTCAATATTGATGAACTTTTGATCGTGACGTTTACAGAAGCGGCAGCGAAAGAAATGAAAGAACGGATCCAAGAAGCTTTACAAGAAGCAGTCAATAGTGAAAGCGATCCGGCACGCCAACAACATTTCACGAAACAGCTGATTTTATTGCCGAGTGCTAATATTTCTACTTTACATGCTTTTTGTTTAACGGTTATCCGCCGATTCTACTACTTGATCGATATTGATCCAGTTTTTCGAATGTTAACGGATGAGACAGAAACGATCTTAATGAAAGAAGATGTTTGGGATGAATTACACGAGGCTTGTTATAGTGAAGATCGGGAAGAGTTTTTCCAATTAACAATGAATTTTTCAAATGATCGTTCAGATGATGGATTGACCAATCTGGTTTTCTCTCTTTATGAATTTGCGCGAGCGAATCCTGATCCCAAACGTTGGTTAGATCAATTAGTGGATAACTATCGTTTAGATGATGGATTAGCTCATTCACCATTGTACCAAGAACAATTGCGACCACTTCTACTTACAGATATGGCACAAAGTGTGCAACTTTATGAAGAAATGGTTGGATTAGCGCAAGAAGAAGGTCTGGAAAAAATGTTGGAACAAGTTGCAGGAGAAAAAGAACAAGTCCAACGCATTTATGATCACTTATTACAAGATCAATTGCCGGAAGCCTATACGGGTTTAGAAACATTGACTTTTACTACTTTTAAAAGCAGTCGCAAAGCAGAGCTGAAAGAACGTTCAGCCGAAGTTAAAAATTTAAGAGATCAGGCGAAAAAAATCATTCAGAAAATTGGAAAAACTTATTTTCCGATTTCTCCTGAACAATTGACCGAACGGACGAAAAAAGCTGCTGTCCTAGTGGAAGAGTTGACGAATGTCACCAAACGTTTCATGGATGGCTTTAGCCAACGAAAAAGAGAAAAGGGAGTAGTAGATTTCAATGATTTAGAACATCTTGCCTTGCGAATCTTGACGACTCAAACAGAAGAGTCATGGCTTCCAAGTGAAGCATCAAAGCTTTATCGTAAGCAATTCAAAGAAGTAATGGTCGATGAATACCAAGATATCAACCAGTTGCAAGAAGCTATCCTTTATTGGCTTAGACAGCCTGATCCGACAAACGGTAATTTATTCATGGTTGGGGATGTCAAACAGTCGATTTATTCTTTTCGACTAGCTGATCCTAGTTTGTTTATTGAAAAATATGAAGCATTTTCAACAGCTGAGGGTGGAAGACGGATCATTTTGGCAGAAAACTTTCGTTCCCGAAAGGAAGTCCTGTCATTTACCAATCTGGTGTTCCAACAATTGATGGACCCTGTTGTGGGACAAATCGCTTATGATGATGCTGCACAATTACGATTAGGATTTCCTGATTTCCCCGAAGTCGATCGCTTTGAACCAGAACTATTGATTTACGAAAAAGAAGAAGAGCCAAACAGCGACCTTCCAATTGATGAGAATCTAGAGGACAAAACAGAAGGTGAACTCTTTATGACGGGCTTAAAAATCCGCGAACTGATTGATGAAAAATTCCTGATCTATGATAAAAAAATGAAACAGAATCGTCCAGTCGAATATAAAGATATCGTACTTTTGACACCTACAAAGAAGAATAATCTTACGATATTAGAGATCTTTAAAACATTGGATATTCCTTTAGAAATGAATGATGCCCAAAATTATTTTCAATCTACAGAGTTGCGTACGATGATTTCTTTGCTACAATTGATTGATAATCCGTATCAAGATATTCCCTTGGCAGCCGTTTTACGTTCACCGATCGTAGGACTGATTGAACCAGAACTGGCACAGATCCGTTTAGCTGATCGAACGCATACCTATTATGATGCGGTGCTGGCTTACCAAACAGCAAATCAGAATGAATTGGCTGATAAATTGCGCCATTTCAATGACCAACTCGAATTGTGGCGGGAACTGGCTCGGCGGTCTTCAATCACTGACTTGCTGTGGGAGATCTATTTACAAACCGGTTATTTAGAATATGTAGCAGGTTTACCAGCCGGTGCCCAAAGACAAGCAAACCTTTATGCCTTAGCTGATCGTGCGAAAGCGTATGAACAAAGTTCGTTTAGAGGGTTGTATCAATTCGTTCGCTTCATCGAAAAGATGCAGGAAAAAGACAAAGATTTAGCGGAGCCGGTGATTTCCTCCAGCGATAATGCTGTTCGGGTCATGACAATTCACGCAAGTAAAGGCTTAGAATTTCCTATTGTCTTTTTATTAGATATGACCAAACAATTCAATTTGCAAGATTTAAAAAAGCGATATGCTTTTGAAGAAAAACTAGGTGCGGGGATTCGTTATATGGACCCTGATACTCGGGTGTTGTATGATACCTTGCCTTATCAAGCAATCAAATCAGCCAAACAAAATAAGTTATTGTCAGAGGAGATGCGTAAACTCTACGTTGGTTTGACCCGTGCGGAACAAAAATTATTTATTATCGGCTCGTATAAAAATAAAGAAGATACCTTGAAGAATTGGTCAGAAGCTTCTGAACAAACCAAATTAGTCTTAGAGCCAACGACTCGATTAAAAGGGAATAGCAGCTTGATGAGCTGGATCGGTCTTAGTTTGATGCGTCATCCATTGATGCAAAACTATTTTGCCGAAGCAACCATTCTTTCAGAATTAAAAAACTCTGATAGCCAATTTGCCATTACTTGGATGAATCAACAATCTCTGCTTGAAAAAAGGCAACGTTTAATAGCGCAAGAAAACGATGCTGCTGAAAATAATGACGTGGATCAAACACCACTATCACCTGCTTTGAAAGCACGACTCGATTATCGTTACCCTTTCAAAGAGTCGACACAAACCACGAGTTATCAATCGGTTTCTGAAATTAAACGTTTGTTTGAAGATCCAGATGATACGCTTGATGCTAAACTTGTCTGGGAAAGTAATGAAACAAGAGGGTTAAACCGCCAATTCCGTTATACGCAAGATACATTGGCTGAACCACGTTTCTTACAAAAAACGCAACAGGTTTCAGCTGCGGCAATCGGAACTGCAACACACTATTTATTGCAATTGCTGCCATTAGAAACGCCGACTACTGAGTCGATCCAAGCATTACTAGATGAATTAGTTAAAAAGCGTTTAGTGGATCAAAAGGTAGCCAAAAAAATTGATTTTTCTGCTATTCTTTGGTTTTTTGAAACCGAGCTTGGAAAAGAATTAATCAAGCAAAAAGCGCATGTCAAACGGGAACAACCGTTTTCGATGCTGTTACCTGCAGAACGGGTCTTTGAACAATACCCAAATGAAGAAGATGAATTGCTAATCCATGGGATTGTTGATGGTTATATTGAGTTACCCACGACGATTCAATTATATGACTTTAAGACGGATTTCATTTTAGATCGTGACGATGAAACAGCGATTGATGCAGTCATTCAAAAATATCGTGGGCAATTGAATCTCTATCAACAGGCGTTGACAGAATCTTTAGAAAAGCCTGTCACAGATGTCTTTCTTGTCTTATTAAGTGCAAAGAAAATAATAAATATTAATAAATAA